A stretch of Blautia liquoris DNA encodes these proteins:
- the cmk gene encoding (d)CMP kinase, producing MTINIAIDGPAGAGKSTIAREVAKTLSFIYVDTGAMYRAIALYVLKKGIDPKDQLSVCENCKFAQIELKYENRKQKVLLNGEDVSTEIREEVVGNVASVVARYDEIRKKLNVLSRRLAETTNVVMDGRDIGTVVLPKAEIKIFLTASVDTRACRRFLELQERGENPSLAEIREDIRQRDYQDMHREQSPLYQASDAILIDSSDMKISEVVDEILNICQKRCQI from the coding sequence ATGACAATAAATATTGCAATTGACGGTCCTGCAGGAGCCGGAAAAAGTACAATAGCCAGGGAAGTTGCAAAAACACTTTCTTTCATTTATGTAGATACAGGAGCCATGTACCGTGCCATTGCACTGTATGTGCTTAAGAAGGGAATTGATCCTAAAGATCAGCTGTCAGTATGCGAAAACTGCAAATTCGCACAGATTGAACTGAAATATGAAAACAGAAAACAAAAGGTACTCTTAAATGGTGAAGATGTGAGTACAGAAATTCGTGAGGAAGTTGTGGGAAATGTTGCCTCAGTGGTTGCAAGGTATGATGAAATCAGGAAAAAGCTCAATGTTCTTTCACGGAGACTGGCAGAAACGACGAATGTAGTTATGGATGGCAGAGATATCGGTACCGTAGTTCTTCCGAAAGCAGAAATCAAAATCTTTTTGACAGCCAGTGTAGATACGCGGGCCTGCCGCAGATTTCTTGAATTGCAAGAGAGGGGAGAAAACCCCAGTCTGGCTGAAATCAGAGAAGACATCAGACAAAGAGATTATCAGGATATGCACCGAGAACAATCGCCTCTCTATCAGGCCTCTGATGCCATTCTCATAGATAGTTCTGATATGAAAATCTCAGAAGTTGTAGATGAAATTCTAAATATCTGTCAAAAGAGGTGTCAGATATGA
- a CDS encoding ribonuclease H-like domain-containing protein yields the protein MVFQESRIKIDNKQVLSYLEQFKDSLFFDIETTGLYWKNSHLYLIGAASYENSGWTVKQWFLDQPAYEAGLLDEFSGICKGKKRIVHYNGNGFDIPYLQKKYSFYQKINPFASLESLDLYRRARPFQKLFNLSSMKLKSVEQFMNLNRKDAFTGKELIRVYTDYLRSRDAHLLGTLMLHNLEDVTALIQLLPILSYESVKEGRYSVGKSVLKDHTLTIDLKLDSPVPISVSEEFEFYSLALCDNSGSLAVITKDCMMKHFFSDYKNYYYLPLEDEAIHKSIGAFVDREHREKAKPANCYQKMDGVFLPQLTKRFQPIFYEDYKTSPAYFLYEKDILRDKEALYLYTYDYLSAL from the coding sequence ATGGTTTTTCAGGAATCCAGAATAAAAATTGACAATAAGCAGGTCTTGTCTTATCTGGAACAGTTTAAGGACAGCCTTTTTTTCGATATCGAAACCACAGGTCTATATTGGAAGAATTCGCATCTTTATCTGATCGGGGCTGCAAGCTATGAAAATTCCGGCTGGACTGTAAAACAGTGGTTTCTGGATCAGCCTGCTTATGAGGCCGGTCTGCTTGATGAATTCTCCGGAATATGTAAAGGCAAAAAACGAATCGTCCATTATAACGGAAATGGTTTTGATATCCCTTATCTTCAAAAAAAATATTCCTTTTATCAAAAAATAAATCCTTTCGCTTCCCTTGAAAGCCTGGATCTTTACCGCAGAGCCAGACCATTTCAGAAATTGTTCAATCTCTCTTCCATGAAATTGAAAAGTGTGGAGCAATTTATGAACCTGAATCGGAAAGATGCATTCACAGGCAAAGAATTAATTCGGGTTTATACTGACTACCTCAGAAGCAGAGACGCTCATCTTCTCGGTACGCTGATGCTGCATAACCTGGAAGATGTCACTGCATTGATACAGCTTCTTCCTATTCTCAGTTATGAGAGTGTCAAAGAAGGAAGATACTCTGTTGGGAAATCAGTATTAAAAGATCATACTCTGACGATTGACTTAAAACTTGATTCTCCGGTTCCAATTTCTGTTTCGGAGGAGTTTGAATTTTACAGTTTAGCTCTTTGTGATAACAGTGGTTCTCTGGCAGTAATCACAAAGGACTGCATGATGAAACATTTCTTTTCCGATTATAAAAATTACTATTATCTGCCGCTTGAAGATGAGGCTATTCATAAGAGTATCGGAGCTTTCGTGGATCGGGAACACCGAGAAAAAGCGAAACCTGCCAACTGTTATCAGAAAATGGATGGTGTGTTTCTCCCCCAGTTAACCAAACGTTTTCAGCCAATCTTTTATGAGGATTATAAAACAAGCCCTGCATACTTTCTCTATGAGAAAGATATACTGCGGGATAAAGAAGCTCTTTATCTCTATACATATGATTATCTCTCAGCTCTTTAA
- a CDS encoding bifunctional 4-hydroxy-3-methylbut-2-enyl diphosphate reductase/30S ribosomal protein S1, with amino-acid sequence MKVTTAQSAGFCFGVKRAVDQVYEQVNDKDSGPVYTYGPIIHNDQVVNDLKKRGVKVLESIEDLDTVPPGTVVIRSHGVSRITVEKIEQKGFRVIDATCPFVKRIHRVVEKQSADGFHIIIIGNDRHPEVEGIKGWCQGPVSVVQCAADLDKIPDLTEKKICIVAQTTFNYNKFQELVEKISKKRYDISVLNTICNATEERQTEAREIAKSVDAMIVIGGRHSSNTQKLFEICKDECKNTYFIETLVDLDSKPFQSFRHVGITAGASTPNKIIEEVQKSMSEKSFEQMLDESFKTIKNGEVVEGTVLDVKEDEIILNIGYKADGILTRNEYSNDQSIDLKEVAKPGDKMEVKILKVNDGEGQVLLTYKRLQAEKGSKRLEEAFENHEILKAKVTQVLKGGLSVVVDEARVFIPASLVSDSYERDLNKYKDQEIEFVITEFNPRRRRIIGDRKQLILAEKEKLKDELFSRIQPGDIVEGTLKNITDFGAFIDLGGADGLLHISEMSWGRVDNPKKLFKVGDPITVLIKEINGEKIALSLKFEDQNPWLTADEKYAAGSIVEGKVARMTDFGAFVELEPGVDALLHVSQISHDHVEQPSDVLSVGQLITAKVVDFNGEDRKISLSMKALENNPTDEDMD; translated from the coding sequence ATGAAAGTTACAACTGCACAATCTGCTGGATTTTGTTTTGGTGTCAAAAGGGCGGTGGACCAGGTATATGAGCAGGTAAACGATAAAGATTCAGGTCCTGTATATACATACGGACCTATTATTCACAACGATCAGGTCGTAAATGATCTAAAAAAAAGAGGAGTCAAAGTACTTGAGAGCATAGAAGATCTCGATACGGTTCCTCCGGGAACCGTCGTTATACGTTCCCATGGCGTGAGCCGAATAACTGTTGAAAAGATAGAGCAAAAAGGTTTTCGGGTCATCGATGCCACCTGCCCCTTTGTGAAAAGGATCCACCGTGTGGTAGAAAAACAAAGTGCTGATGGGTTTCATATTATTATAATTGGAAATGACAGACATCCTGAAGTAGAGGGAATCAAAGGTTGGTGTCAGGGACCGGTATCAGTCGTTCAATGTGCCGCAGATTTGGATAAAATTCCAGATTTAACCGAAAAAAAGATTTGTATCGTAGCACAGACGACATTTAATTACAACAAATTTCAAGAATTGGTTGAAAAAATCTCGAAAAAGAGGTATGATATTAGTGTTTTAAATACGATCTGTAATGCTACAGAAGAAAGACAGACGGAAGCAAGAGAAATAGCAAAGAGTGTGGATGCTATGATTGTCATCGGAGGCAGACATAGTTCTAATACTCAGAAACTATTTGAGATTTGCAAAGATGAATGTAAAAATACTTACTTTATAGAGACACTCGTTGATTTGGATTCTAAGCCTTTTCAATCATTTCGTCACGTAGGTATTACAGCAGGGGCTTCCACCCCAAATAAAATAATTGAGGAGGTTCAAAAAAGTATGTCAGAAAAAAGTTTTGAACAAATGTTGGATGAGTCATTTAAAACAATTAAAAACGGAGAGGTAGTAGAGGGTACTGTTCTCGATGTAAAAGAAGATGAGATTATTCTAAATATCGGATATAAAGCCGATGGAATTCTTACGAGAAATGAATATTCCAATGATCAGAGTATAGACCTCAAAGAAGTTGCTAAACCTGGTGACAAGATGGAAGTTAAGATTCTTAAAGTGAATGACGGAGAGGGACAGGTTCTTCTTACCTATAAGAGACTTCAGGCAGAAAAGGGCAGCAAACGTCTGGAAGAAGCTTTTGAGAATCACGAAATTTTGAAAGCAAAGGTTACTCAGGTCTTGAAAGGCGGCCTCAGTGTCGTCGTGGACGAGGCAAGGGTATTCATTCCTGCAAGTCTTGTCTCAGACAGCTATGAAAGGGATCTGAATAAGTATAAAGATCAGGAAATTGAGTTCGTAATTACTGAATTCAACCCGAGAAGAAGACGTATCATCGGGGACAGAAAACAGTTAATTCTTGCCGAGAAAGAAAAGCTGAAGGATGAATTGTTTTCCAGAATTCAACCGGGCGATATTGTGGAAGGAACGCTCAAAAACATCACAGATTTTGGTGCGTTTATTGATCTGGGCGGAGCCGATGGTTTACTGCATATTTCCGAAATGTCATGGGGACGTGTTGATAATCCAAAGAAGTTGTTTAAGGTCGGTGATCCGATTACTGTCCTGATCAAAGAGATCAACGGAGAAAAGATTGCACTTAGTTTGAAGTTTGAGGATCAGAATCCATGGCTTACTGCAGATGAGAAATATGCTGCGGGAAGTATTGTTGAAGGCAAGGTGGCACGTATGACAGATTTCGGTGCATTCGTTGAACTGGAGCCTGGTGTTGATGCGTTGCTTCATGTTTCACAAATCTCTCACGACCATGTTGAACAGCCTTCGGATGTATTATCTGTAGGGCAACTTATAACCGCTAAAGTTGTTGACTTTAACGGTGAGGACAGAAAAATTTCTCTTAGTATGAAGGCACTTGAGAATAATCCAACAGATGAAGACATGGACTAA
- a CDS encoding BaiN/RdsA family NAD(P)/FAD-dependent oxidoreductase has translation MADVIIVGGGASGMACAVFAAEAGNKVHVFERNEKLGKKLFITGKGRCNFTNNCDIDELFDHVVSNPKFLYSAFYGFTSQNSIEFFKRLGVDVKVERGNRVFPASNHSSDIIKSMENKMRELHVDIHLNVWVKDLIIQDEKACGIVLEDNKKIYGDYIVLAAGGNSYPVTGSNGDGLIMAKRHNIPIKPVRPALVPLIVEEEYVPVLQGLSLRNVKLKIMDKGKILYDEFGELLFTHFGISGPLALSASSIIAQRLEKRALQAYIDLKPALSLSQMDQRLIREFDAGKNKQFKNVIHRLFPSKLIPVMLALSDIPEDKTANEITKEERRTFAELIKNFPMTIIKTRGFHEAIITQGGIDIKAVNPVTMEIKSIKNLFSIGEMLNLDALTGGFNLQIAWSTAYAAANGIQRCMEEKL, from the coding sequence GAAAAAACTTTTTATTACAGGAAAAGGACGCTGTAACTTTACCAATAACTGTGATATAGATGAATTGTTTGATCATGTAGTATCTAATCCAAAATTTCTATACAGTGCATTTTATGGCTTTACCAGTCAAAATTCCATCGAGTTTTTTAAACGTCTGGGAGTAGATGTAAAAGTCGAGAGAGGAAATCGGGTATTTCCCGCCTCAAATCATAGTTCAGATATCATTAAGAGCATGGAAAATAAAATGAGAGAGCTTCATGTCGATATTCATCTTAACGTGTGGGTGAAGGACCTGATTATACAGGATGAAAAAGCATGTGGGATTGTTCTGGAGGACAATAAAAAAATTTACGGTGACTACATTGTACTCGCTGCAGGAGGTAATTCTTATCCGGTTACAGGTTCGAACGGAGACGGTCTCATCATGGCAAAAAGACATAACATTCCGATAAAACCGGTGCGGCCTGCCCTTGTTCCTCTTATTGTAGAAGAAGAGTATGTGCCTGTACTTCAGGGATTATCTCTTCGGAATGTAAAATTAAAAATTATGGATAAAGGGAAAATTCTCTATGACGAATTTGGCGAACTGTTGTTTACACATTTTGGCATCAGTGGTCCACTTGCTTTATCTGCAAGCTCAATCATTGCGCAGAGATTGGAAAAAAGGGCGCTTCAGGCATATATTGATTTAAAACCGGCACTGAGTCTTAGTCAGATGGATCAGAGGTTGATCAGAGAATTTGATGCCGGAAAGAATAAACAGTTCAAAAATGTTATTCATCGTTTATTTCCTTCAAAACTTATTCCTGTTATGCTTGCACTTTCAGATATCCCTGAGGATAAAACAGCAAATGAAATTACAAAAGAAGAACGCAGAACATTTGCCGAACTGATCAAGAATTTTCCCATGACCATTATAAAGACAAGGGGATTTCATGAGGCGATTATCACGCAAGGCGGTATTGATATCAAAGCCGTAAATCCTGTAACGATGGAAATAAAGAGTATAAAAAATCTTTTTTCTATCGGAGAGATGCTGAATCTGGATGCCCTGACCGGAGGATTCAATTTACAGATTGCCTGGTCTACGGCATATGCGGCTGCAAACGGAATACAAAGGTGTATGGAGGAAAAATTATGA